Part of the Roseomonas sp. OT10 genome, CCGACCTTGCCGGCGCGGCGCTGTCGCCCGAGGGGCTGGCGAAGCTCGCCGGGCTCGACACCGCCACCCTGCCGGAGGTCGCCGCCGGCACCCGGCTGGGCCCGCCCGTCGCGGGGATGAAGAACTTCGTCTGCATCGGCCTGAACTATGCCGACCATGCCGCCGAGACGGGCGCGCCGATCCCCAAGGAGCCGATCATCTTCCTCAAGTCCCTCGGCGCGCTGAGCGGCCCGGATGACGACGTCGTCATCCCGAAGGGCAGCGTGAAGACCGACTGGGAGGTCGAGCTGGCCATCATCATCGGCACCAAGGCCAAGAACGTGTCCGAGGCGCAGGCGCTGGACCACGTCGCGGGCTATGCCGTCTGCAACGACGTCTCCGAGCGCGAGTGGCAGATCGAGCGCGGCGGCACCTGGGACAAGGGCAAGGGCTGCGACACCTTCGGCCCGCTCGGCCCCTGGCTGGTGACGAAGGACGAGGTGCCCGACCCGCAGAACCTGGGCCTGTGGCTGGAGGTCGACGGCAAGCGCTACCAGGACGGCTCCACCCGCACGATGATCTTCGGGGTGCAGAAGGTCGTCTCCTACGTCTCGCAGTTCATCACCCTGCACCCGGGCGACGTGATCAGCACCGGCACCCCGCCGGGCGTCGGGCTGGGGCTGAAGCCGCCCACCTTCCTCAAGGCCGGGCAGACCATCCGCCTGGGCATCGAGGGGCTGGGCGAGCAGACCCAGCGCACGGTGGCCTCCGAGGGCTGACGCCCGGCCCCGGCGGGCGCGCCCGCCGGGGCCTGCAAGGCTGCAACCCCGCGGCCCTGGCAAGGCCGCGGCTTCCACTCATTCGGGTGGAGCCTCCCCCGTCCCGGCACCGCTAGGAAGCCTCGTGACGCGCGCCCCGACCACTGATGCGGGGGGCAGCAAGGGGCCGAGGGATCACGCCATGTCCGCCACCGTCCACGCCGAAGCCGCGCCCGGATTGGGCGACACCAGCCTGACCTATGCCGTGGGCCGTGTGATCCTCGGGGCGCTCTACGCGCTGGGGGCGCTGGGCCACATCCCGGAATGGGAGCCGACGGTGGAGGCGATGACGATGCTCGGCGTCCCCCATGCCGAGCCGATGCTGGTGATCGCCACGCTGGGCCAGGCGCTGGGGGGGCTCGGGCTGATGCTGGGCCTGTACACGCGGGTCGCCGCGCTGGGCCTCGTCGCCTTCACCGTCATCGTCACCTATGTCTTCCACGCCTACTGGGCCCTGCCCGGCGAGGCGGCGGTGCGCGAGTTCCACGCCTTCATGGCCAATGTCGGCCTGGTCGGCGGGCTGCTGATGGCGGCGGGCCAGGGCGGCGGCCGGTGGTCGATCGACGGCCGGGCGCGCGACTGACAGGGGCAACGGCCATGGAACGGGCGGTGACGCTGGTCATGGAATTCCCCTCGCGCGGTCCGGCGGCGGGGGCGGTGGACGACGTCCTGCGGAAGATGGCGGAGGAGCTGCCGCGGATTCCCGGCCTGTGCTGGAAGATCTGGACCGAGGATGCGGAGCAGGGCCTGGCCGGCGGCATCTACCGCTTCGCCGATCGCCGTTCCGCCGAGGCCTATCGCGACCGGCAGGCCGCCCGGCTGGCGGCCATCGGCGTCATGCCGGTGCGGGTGCGCCTGACCGCCGCGCACTGACCGGGTCCCCCGGCGCCCCGGTTCTCGCTGTCCCGCGCGGGGCGGCTATCCGCCTGCCCCGGCCCGCCGCACCCCATCCGCCAGCAGGGTGAAGCCCGCCACCGCCGCGACGATGGCGAGGCCGGGCCAGAGCGCCACCCAGGGCGCCGACAGCACCAGGTCCTGGGCATTGGCCAGCATGTTGCCCCAGGAGGGGACGGGCGGCTGGATGCCCAGGCCGAGGAAGGAGAGGGTGCTTTCCGCCAGGATCGCCCCCGCCGCCGAGAGCGCGGCCGCCACCGAGACGGGCGCGGCGAGGCTGGGCAGGACGTGGCGCGCCAGCACCCGCGCCTCGCTGGCGCCCAGGGCGCGGGCCGCCCGCACCCAGTCCCGCGCCAGGACGGAGAGCGCCGCCGCCCGCGCCAGCCGCGCGACGCCGACCCAGCCGAAGGCGGCCAGGATGGCGACGATGCGGATCACGTCCGATGTCGCCTCGCCGCGCGGCAGGCCGATGACGGAGGTGTCCGCCGCCGCCAGCAGCACCAGCAGCGGCAGCGCCGGCAGGGCCAGCAGCCCGTCGGCCAGGCGCATCAGCAGCGCCTCCACCCAGCCGCCCTTCCAGGCCGCCAGCACGCCGACCGCCGTGCCCAGCGCCGTGGCGACCAGGGCGGTGGCGAGCCCCACCGCCAGCGACACCCGCGCGCCCGCGAGCAGCCGCGCCAGCACGTCGCGGCCCAGCTCGTCCCGCCCCAGCGGGTGCGCGGCGGAGGCGGGGGCGAAGCGCTCCAGCAGGTCGGGCATCTCCGCCTCCAGACCGTGCGCCGTGGCCAGGGCGGGGCCGAGGACGGCCGCCAGGGTCAGCAGCCCGAGCAGCCCCAGCCCGAGCCAGAGGCGCAGCGGCCAGGCCCGGCGCGTGGCCGGGGGCGGGGCACCGGTCCGGGCCGGCGCCGCCCCGCCACCGGGGGCCGCTGCCGCCTCATCGCCTCCCGTCACCGCGCGCCCCTCACCGCAGCTTCGGGTCCAGCGCCCGCTGTGCCAGATCCGCCGCAAGCGTCGCCAGCATCGTCACCAGCGCCACCAGCAGCAGCGCCAGCAGGGCGAGGTTGTAGTCGTTGCCCATCACCGCGTCGTAGAGCAGCTTGCCCATCCCCGGCCGGGCGAAG contains:
- a CDS encoding fumarylacetoacetate hydrolase family protein translates to MKLLRYGPDGAEKPGLLDASGTIRDLSGVIPDLAGAALSPEGLAKLAGLDTATLPEVAAGTRLGPPVAGMKNFVCIGLNYADHAAETGAPIPKEPIIFLKSLGALSGPDDDVVIPKGSVKTDWEVELAIIIGTKAKNVSEAQALDHVAGYAVCNDVSEREWQIERGGTWDKGKGCDTFGPLGPWLVTKDEVPDPQNLGLWLEVDGKRYQDGSTRTMIFGVQKVVSYVSQFITLHPGDVISTGTPPGVGLGLKPPTFLKAGQTIRLGIEGLGEQTQRTVASEG
- a CDS encoding DoxX family protein; the protein is MSATVHAEAAPGLGDTSLTYAVGRVILGALYALGALGHIPEWEPTVEAMTMLGVPHAEPMLVIATLGQALGGLGLMLGLYTRVAALGLVAFTVIVTYVFHAYWALPGEAAVREFHAFMANVGLVGGLLMAAGQGGGRWSIDGRARD
- a CDS encoding YdhR family protein — encoded protein: MERAVTLVMEFPSRGPAAGAVDDVLRKMAEELPRIPGLCWKIWTEDAEQGLAGGIYRFADRRSAEAYRDRQAARLAAIGVMPVRVRLTAAH
- a CDS encoding ABC transporter permease; its protein translation is MTGGDEAAAAPGGGAAPARTGAPPPATRRAWPLRLWLGLGLLGLLTLAAVLGPALATAHGLEAEMPDLLERFAPASAAHPLGRDELGRDVLARLLAGARVSLAVGLATALVATALGTAVGVLAAWKGGWVEALLMRLADGLLALPALPLLVLLAAADTSVIGLPRGEATSDVIRIVAILAAFGWVGVARLARAAALSVLARDWVRAARALGASEARVLARHVLPSLAAPVSVAAALSAAGAILAESTLSFLGLGIQPPVPSWGNMLANAQDLVLSAPWVALWPGLAIVAAVAGFTLLADGVRRAGAGG